In the Natronobacterium texcoconense genome, one interval contains:
- a CDS encoding DUF2062 domain-containing protein, translating to MLRERLRTYRDRARRELLAAFRERHTEHQVASSFAIGVFITALPTGGLGIGLFFVFVSMWSWISKPAIFASVAVLNPFVKPVVYVASFQVGGTVLGTRPLRSSEVSPETARVAVEQLLVGNLLVALALSGMGYLILLHLTRVHRQRPGFFFGGSDSRLWDRFRR from the coding sequence ATGCTTCGGGAACGGCTGCGGACGTATCGTGACCGGGCTCGTCGCGAACTGCTAGCGGCGTTTCGGGAGAGACACACCGAACATCAGGTCGCGAGCAGCTTTGCGATCGGCGTCTTCATCACGGCCCTACCCACGGGTGGGCTCGGAATCGGCCTGTTTTTCGTCTTCGTCTCGATGTGGTCGTGGATCAGCAAACCGGCGATTTTCGCGTCCGTCGCCGTCCTCAACCCCTTCGTCAAGCCAGTCGTCTACGTCGCGAGCTTCCAGGTCGGCGGCACCGTACTCGGAACGCGGCCGCTGCGCTCGAGCGAGGTTTCGCCCGAAACGGCCCGCGTCGCGGTCGAACAGCTGCTCGTCGGCAACCTCCTCGTGGCACTCGCCCTCTCCGGGATGGGCTATCTCATCCTGTTGCACCTGACTCGCGTCCACCGACAGCGGCCGGGGTTTTTCTTCGGAGGGTCGGACTCGAGACTTTGGGACCGCTTCCGGCGATGA
- a CDS encoding acyl-CoA dehydrogenase family protein: protein MDFDVSDEHRMIQETVRDFCENEIEPIAQEIEEEHRFPEEIFDQLAELDMMGVPISEEYGGLGGDTLMYSLVAEELGRVSGSIGLSYVAHTSLASKPIELFGTDEQKERWLRPLAEGEYLGGWALTEPGSGSDASDMNTTAEKDGDEWVINGTKQFITNASEAGSVLVKAVTEPGAGYDGISTFIVDPEEDDGFEVTTVWDKMGLNASPTCEIQLENVRVSEDRLLGEEGDGWEQTKKTLDGGRISIAALSTGLAQGAYEHAKAYSQEREQFGQPISEFDAIRDKIVDMHRKTERARLLTHKAATTYDDGEPVTRESALAKLDASEAAREVAEDAVQVLGGYGYTTDFAPQRFYRDAKLMEIGEGTSEIQHLVIGRELGL from the coding sequence ATGGACTTCGACGTGTCCGACGAACACCGGATGATCCAGGAGACCGTCCGGGACTTCTGTGAAAACGAGATCGAACCGATCGCCCAGGAGATCGAAGAGGAACACCGATTCCCCGAGGAGATCTTCGACCAGCTCGCGGAGCTGGATATGATGGGCGTCCCCATCTCCGAGGAGTACGGCGGGCTCGGCGGTGACACGTTGATGTACTCGCTGGTCGCCGAGGAACTCGGTCGCGTCTCCGGATCGATCGGGCTCTCCTACGTGGCACACACGTCGCTCGCGTCGAAGCCGATCGAACTGTTCGGCACCGACGAACAGAAAGAACGCTGGCTGCGTCCGCTCGCGGAAGGCGAGTACCTCGGCGGCTGGGCACTGACCGAACCGGGCAGCGGCTCCGACGCCTCCGACATGAACACCACCGCGGAGAAGGACGGCGACGAGTGGGTGATCAACGGCACCAAGCAGTTCATCACGAACGCGAGCGAGGCAGGTTCCGTGCTCGTCAAAGCCGTCACCGAACCCGGTGCCGGCTACGACGGCATCTCGACGTTCATCGTCGACCCCGAGGAAGACGACGGCTTCGAGGTGACGACGGTCTGGGACAAGATGGGGCTGAACGCTTCGCCGACCTGCGAGATTCAACTCGAGAACGTCCGCGTCTCCGAAGACCGTCTGCTCGGTGAGGAAGGCGACGGGTGGGAGCAGACGAAAAAGACTCTGGATGGCGGCCGAATCTCGATCGCCGCCCTCTCGACGGGCCTGGCCCAGGGTGCCTACGAGCATGCAAAGGCCTACAGCCAGGAACGCGAGCAGTTCGGCCAGCCGATCTCGGAGTTCGACGCGATCCGGGACAAGATCGTCGACATGCACCGGAAGACCGAACGCGCACGCCTGCTGACGCACAAGGCCGCGACGACCTACGACGACGGCGAACCCGTGACGCGAGAGTCGGCACTCGCAAAGCTCGATGCGAGCGAGGCCGCACGCGAGGTCGCGGAGGACGCCGTCCAGGTGCTGGGCGGCTACGGGTACACGACGGACTTCGCCCCACAGCGGTTCTACCGCGACGCCAAACTGATGGAGATCGGCGAGGGGACGAGCGAGATCCAGCACCTCGTCATCGGCCGAGAGCTCGGCCTGTAA
- a CDS encoding acyl-CoA carboxylase subunit beta translates to MKVRIAPGATDEEASAIATAMAEHVGDTVEVYVGDDDEPKAVHELASAAGSGRGAPAPVAAADGAAQDDLGPTERERKLREEIGDILEGGPEKYREGLEDKLFVRDRLELWFGGEGNDFLFEDGKFAAFDDWHESGVGEETDDRLPADGMITGAAEFEGRDVHFMANDYTVKRGSMAAKGVEKFLRMQQRALKTGQPVLYLMDSSGGRIDQQTGFFANREGIGKYYYNHSMLSGRVPQICVLYGPCIAGAAYTPVFADFTIMVEGVSSMAIASPRMVQMVTGEEIDLEELGGPKVHTRESGSADLVARDEEHARELVAQLITYLPDNADEKPPQKETRSPVRSPAGIDSVVPEHPNEVYDMKDLIDRLVDEGSFFELRPDYGKEIITAYARIGGRPVGIVANQPAHRAGAIFPDAAEKAAEFIWKSDAFNIPILYLCDTPGFMAGSQVEKEGILEQGKKFIYATSAATVPQQTVVVRKAYGAGIYAMGGPAYDPESVLGLPSGEIAIMGPEAAINAVYARKLSEIDDPEERERKEQELREEYREDIDVHRMASEVVIDEIVPPSTLREELAARFAFYEDLEKSVPDKKHGTIL, encoded by the coding sequence ATGAAAGTCCGTATCGCGCCAGGGGCGACCGACGAGGAAGCCTCGGCGATCGCGACCGCGATGGCCGAACACGTCGGAGACACCGTCGAAGTGTACGTCGGAGACGACGACGAGCCGAAAGCCGTCCACGAACTCGCAAGCGCCGCCGGCTCCGGGCGGGGCGCGCCCGCTCCCGTGGCAGCCGCCGACGGCGCAGCCCAGGACGACCTCGGTCCAACCGAGCGCGAACGGAAACTGCGCGAGGAGATCGGGGACATCCTCGAGGGTGGTCCCGAAAAGTACCGCGAGGGCCTCGAGGACAAACTGTTCGTCCGGGATCGGCTCGAACTCTGGTTCGGCGGCGAGGGCAACGACTTCCTCTTCGAGGACGGCAAGTTCGCGGCGTTCGACGACTGGCACGAGAGCGGCGTCGGCGAGGAGACCGACGACCGCCTGCCGGCCGACGGGATGATCACTGGCGCTGCCGAGTTCGAGGGCCGTGACGTCCACTTCATGGCCAACGACTACACCGTCAAGCGCGGGAGTATGGCCGCGAAAGGCGTCGAGAAGTTCCTGCGGATGCAACAGCGAGCCCTGAAGACGGGCCAGCCAGTGCTGTACCTGATGGACTCCTCGGGCGGCCGGATCGACCAGCAGACCGGCTTCTTCGCCAACCGCGAGGGGATCGGGAAGTACTACTACAACCACTCGATGCTCTCCGGCCGCGTTCCCCAGATCTGCGTACTCTACGGCCCCTGTATCGCGGGTGCAGCCTACACGCCGGTCTTCGCCGACTTCACGATTATGGTCGAGGGCGTCTCGTCGATGGCGATCGCCTCCCCGCGGATGGTCCAGATGGTTACCGGTGAGGAGATCGACCTCGAGGAACTCGGCGGGCCGAAAGTCCACACGCGAGAGTCCGGGTCGGCCGACCTCGTCGCGAGAGACGAGGAACACGCCCGCGAACTCGTTGCTCAACTGATCACGTACCTGCCGGACAACGCCGACGAGAAGCCACCCCAGAAAGAGACGCGCTCGCCGGTCCGTTCGCCCGCGGGAATCGATTCCGTCGTTCCCGAACACCCCAACGAAGTGTACGACATGAAAGACCTCATCGACCGACTGGTCGACGAGGGCTCGTTCTTCGAACTCCGTCCCGACTACGGGAAGGAGATCATCACGGCCTACGCACGGATCGGCGGCCGTCCGGTCGGTATCGTCGCGAACCAGCCCGCCCATCGTGCCGGCGCGATCTTCCCCGACGCAGCCGAGAAAGCCGCCGAGTTCATCTGGAAGTCCGACGCGTTCAACATCCCGATCCTCTATCTCTGTGATACGCCCGGCTTCATGGCCGGTTCGCAGGTCGAGAAGGAAGGCATTCTCGAGCAGGGCAAGAAGTTCATCTACGCGACCTCGGCGGCGACGGTCCCCCAGCAAACCGTCGTCGTCCGCAAGGCCTACGGCGCGGGGATCTACGCGATGGGCGGCCCGGCCTACGACCCCGAGAGCGTCCTCGGCCTCCCCAGCGGGGAAATCGCGATTATGGGTCCCGAAGCGGCGATCAACGCCGTCTACGCGCGCAAACTCTCCGAAATCGACGATCCCGAGGAACGCGAACGCAAGGAACAGGAACTCCGCGAGGAGTACCGCGAGGACATCGACGTCCACCGGATGGCCAGCGAAGTCGTCATCGACGAAATCGTTCCGCCGAGCACGCTCCGTGAGGAACTGGCCGCCCGCTTTGCCTTCTACGAGGACCTCGAGAAGTCCGTCCCCGACAAGAAACACGGCACGATCCTCTGA
- a CDS encoding DUF7544 domain-containing protein gives MDAIDDLGDAIDTTRNLLLPIRAGLWLKLAIVVLFVGGMGLGGGVVTPGEIEPLLEEPEIDDPAVDEPAVEEPVADELPEGVDPGDLLAIAALVLVVLLFLWLLFAVISAIMEFVFVESLRSKEVRILRFGWQNLVRGLQLVLFRLFTLLLVGGLGIALFLTVGGPILEDFSSTAAAFLLFVLAVALYAPYAIVMRFTSEFVAPIMLLEGRNILSGWSRFWGTVTSDLAEYGVYLILVWILQLVVSIAVSFLLAIAGLVVAIPFVILVVVLFFLGEIGALLAIPVAILGVLAFLLVVGLVQMPFRTYFQYYALLLLGDTNPDLDLIPDQRAAVREDRDEPVEPTDRDEGPSAPDGRWGADGRDEEETGESSLWDETTERDDEDEDDGRGW, from the coding sequence ATGGACGCTATCGACGACCTCGGAGATGCGATCGATACCACGCGGAATCTCCTGTTGCCGATCCGGGCCGGACTGTGGCTCAAACTCGCTATCGTCGTTCTCTTCGTCGGCGGAATGGGGCTGGGCGGCGGTGTCGTTACGCCGGGCGAGATCGAACCGCTGCTAGAGGAACCGGAAATCGACGACCCTGCCGTCGACGAGCCGGCCGTCGAGGAACCGGTCGCTGACGAGTTGCCCGAGGGGGTCGACCCCGGTGACCTGCTCGCGATAGCGGCGCTCGTGCTGGTCGTCTTGCTCTTCCTGTGGCTACTCTTTGCCGTGATCAGCGCGATCATGGAGTTCGTCTTCGTCGAGTCGCTGCGATCGAAGGAGGTGCGCATTCTGCGATTCGGGTGGCAGAACCTCGTCCGTGGCCTCCAGCTGGTCCTGTTCCGACTCTTCACGTTACTTCTCGTCGGTGGGCTCGGAATCGCGCTGTTTCTGACGGTCGGTGGCCCGATCCTCGAGGACTTCTCGTCCACCGCAGCAGCGTTCCTCCTCTTCGTACTGGCTGTCGCCCTCTACGCTCCCTACGCCATCGTGATGCGCTTTACGTCCGAGTTCGTCGCACCGATCATGCTCCTCGAGGGGCGAAATATCCTCTCCGGCTGGAGTCGCTTCTGGGGAACAGTTACGTCGGACCTCGCCGAGTACGGCGTCTACCTGATCCTCGTCTGGATTCTCCAGCTCGTCGTCAGCATCGCCGTCTCCTTCCTGCTGGCGATTGCCGGGCTGGTGGTCGCGATCCCGTTCGTGATTCTCGTGGTCGTGCTCTTCTTCCTCGGCGAGATCGGCGCGTTGCTCGCGATACCCGTCGCGATCCTCGGCGTGCTCGCGTTCCTGCTGGTGGTCGGGCTCGTCCAGATGCCGTTCCGTACTTACTTCCAGTACTACGCGCTGTTGTTGCTCGGCGACACCAACCCCGACCTCGACCTGATTCCTGACCAGCGAGCGGCTGTCCGTGAGGATCGTGACGAACCTGTCGAACCGACCGACCGGGACGAAGGCCCCTCCGCACCCGACGGGCGCTGGGGTGCTGACGGCCGCGACGAGGAGGAGACCGGCGAGTCCTCGCTCTGGGACGAAACCACCGAGCGAGACGACGAGGACGAAGACGACGGCCGCGGCTGGTAA
- a CDS encoding DUF5658 family protein — MSSEGADVYLRHAIDVDPVRLERLLWIVVALSLVGDVVTTFAGLHLGLAESNPVARSAISGYGLAGMLALKAVAVALGVACRPLLPRPYRVVIPAGLALPWTIATLSNLVLISTVV; from the coding sequence ATGAGTTCCGAAGGCGCGGACGTCTATCTGCGCCACGCGATCGACGTCGATCCCGTACGCCTCGAGCGACTGCTCTGGATCGTGGTCGCTCTCTCGCTCGTCGGCGACGTCGTCACGACGTTCGCCGGCCTCCACCTCGGTCTCGCGGAGTCGAACCCGGTCGCACGCAGTGCGATTTCGGGATACGGCCTCGCTGGAATGCTCGCACTGAAGGCCGTTGCGGTGGCACTCGGGGTCGCCTGTCGGCCGTTACTCCCGCGACCGTACCGCGTGGTCATCCCTGCAGGGCTCGCGCTCCCGTGGACGATCGCGACGCTCAGCAATCTCGTCCTGATCTCGACGGTCGTTTGA
- a CDS encoding DUF6517 family protein, with protein MALSGCLGVIGMDEHTSTPAGVAATAREETGYEQTNVDEVVVEETVGTDALSEEVVVINHLTEHEKAVGVGPLEQEAAVFVVLSTPQIGLAGQQFNPVEEMSASELVDLLEDDYDDISNVSLEEESSITILEQSTTVSRFSADAVFSGFDLEVDLHVSEAVETDDDLVVTIGVYPQEVRAQEEENVHALMENVTASIEE; from the coding sequence ATGGCTCTGTCTGGATGTCTGGGAGTGATCGGGATGGACGAACACACCTCGACGCCTGCCGGCGTCGCCGCCACCGCCCGCGAGGAGACAGGCTACGAGCAGACCAACGTCGACGAAGTCGTCGTCGAAGAGACGGTCGGCACCGACGCCCTCTCGGAGGAGGTCGTCGTCATCAACCACCTGACCGAACACGAGAAAGCAGTCGGCGTCGGACCGCTCGAGCAGGAAGCAGCCGTCTTCGTGGTGCTCTCGACACCCCAGATCGGACTGGCTGGCCAGCAGTTCAATCCGGTCGAGGAGATGTCGGCGTCCGAACTCGTCGACCTGCTCGAGGACGATTACGACGACATCAGCAACGTCTCGCTCGAGGAGGAGTCGTCGATCACCATCCTCGAGCAGTCGACGACCGTCTCGCGGTTCAGTGCCGACGCCGTGTTCAGTGGATTCGATCTCGAGGTCGACCTTCACGTCAGCGAAGCTGTCGAGACCGACGACGACCTGGTCGTCACGATCGGCGTCTATCCGCAGGAAGTCCGGGCACAAGAGGAAGAGAACGTCCACGCGCTCATGGAGAACGTGACGGCGAGTATCGAGGAGTAG
- a CDS encoding Glu/Leu/Phe/Val family dehydrogenase — MSERANPFETLQSQIDDAAAHLDVSDDVIERLKHPERVLETNLTVELDDGGLERFKAFRSQFNGDRGPYKGGIRYHPGVTRDEVKALSGWMVYKCATVDIPYGGGKGGIVVDPSDYSESEIERLTRAFAKELRPLIGEDRDIPAPDVNTGQREMNWIKDTYETLENTTEPGVITGKNIASGGSKGRVEATGRSTVIAAREAFDYLDKDLEGATVAVQGYGNAGWIAAKLIDEMGATVVAATDSSGGIYNPDGFDPVAAKDHKTETGSIVGYEEADDEITNEDVLTMDVDLLIPAALENAIDGDLAEEVQADVISEAANGPLTPEADAVLEDEDVFVIPDILANAGGVTVSYFEWVQNRQRFYWTEEKVNQELEALIVEAFDSLVDTLEEYDLDNPRTAAYVVAIQRVADAFEEAGTFP; from the coding sequence ATGTCCGAACGAGCGAACCCGTTCGAAACACTCCAGTCGCAGATCGACGATGCCGCAGCGCATCTCGACGTCAGCGACGACGTGATCGAACGGCTCAAACACCCGGAACGGGTCCTCGAGACGAATCTCACGGTCGAACTCGACGACGGGGGTCTCGAGCGGTTCAAGGCGTTTCGATCGCAGTTCAACGGTGACCGCGGCCCCTACAAGGGAGGGATCAGGTACCATCCTGGCGTCACCCGCGACGAGGTCAAGGCGCTGTCGGGGTGGATGGTCTACAAGTGTGCGACCGTCGACATCCCCTACGGCGGCGGCAAAGGTGGTATCGTCGTCGATCCATCCGACTACTCCGAAAGCGAGATCGAACGACTCACCCGTGCGTTCGCGAAGGAGCTCCGACCCTTGATCGGCGAGGACCGCGACATTCCCGCACCGGACGTCAACACCGGCCAGCGGGAGATGAACTGGATCAAAGACACCTACGAGACCCTCGAGAATACCACAGAGCCCGGCGTCATCACCGGCAAAAACATCGCCAGCGGCGGCAGTAAGGGTCGCGTCGAGGCGACCGGTCGATCGACCGTGATCGCCGCACGCGAGGCGTTCGACTACCTCGACAAGGACCTCGAGGGTGCGACCGTCGCCGTCCAGGGCTACGGCAACGCCGGCTGGATCGCCGCGAAACTCATCGACGAGATGGGCGCGACCGTCGTCGCGGCTACCGACTCGAGTGGCGGCATCTACAACCCCGACGGCTTCGATCCGGTCGCGGCGAAAGACCACAAGACCGAGACCGGCAGCATCGTCGGCTACGAGGAGGCCGACGATGAGATCACCAACGAGGACGTGCTCACGATGGACGTCGACCTCCTCATTCCCGCCGCACTCGAGAACGCCATCGACGGCGACCTCGCCGAGGAGGTCCAGGCAGACGTCATCTCCGAGGCCGCGAACGGCCCGCTGACGCCGGAAGCCGACGCCGTCCTCGAGGACGAAGACGTCTTCGTCATCCCGGACATCCTCGCCAACGCCGGCGGGGTCACGGTCTCGTACTTCGAGTGGGTCCAGAACCGCCAGCGGTTCTACTGGACCGAGGAGAAGGTCAATCAGGAACTCGAGGCGCTCATCGTAGAGGCGTTCGACTCGCTCGTCGACACACTCGAGGAGTACGACCTCGATAATCCACGAACTGCCGCGTACGTGGTGGCGATCCAGCGCGTCGCGGACGCGTTCGAGGAAGCCGGAACGTTCCCGTAA
- the gdhB gene encoding glutamate dehydrogenase GdhB, with amino-acid sequence MTESNTSSEPTAEESAVETARRQLERAAAHLDVDEGTVERLRHPKDVYRVTIPVERDDGTTEIFTGYRAHHDSVRGPFKGGLRYHPDVNEDECVGLAMWMTWKCAVMDLPFGGAKGGVVVNPKELSDDEKERLTRRFAEELRPVIGPMKDIPAPDMGTDPETMAWFMDAYSMQEGQTEPGVVTGKPPVVGGSYGREGAPGRSVGIITMEALDYYDWDVEETTVAVQGFGSVGANAARYLDDRGASIVAVSDVDGAIYDPDGFDTNDVEDHDETPGMVSGYDAPETLSNDELLEVDVDVLIPAAIGNVLTGENARDVQADMIVEGANGPTTSTADQIFEERDIPVIPDILANAGGVTVSYFEWLQDINRRSWRLERVNEELQTEMLRAWNAVRKEYENRDVTWRDATYIVALSRIAEAHDARGLWP; translated from the coding sequence ATGACTGAATCCAATACGTCTTCCGAGCCGACTGCAGAGGAAAGCGCCGTCGAAACAGCCCGTCGTCAACTCGAGCGGGCCGCTGCACATCTAGACGTCGACGAGGGGACCGTCGAACGGCTGCGACACCCGAAAGACGTCTACCGGGTGACGATCCCGGTCGAGCGAGACGACGGAACGACGGAAATCTTCACGGGCTATCGCGCCCACCACGACAGCGTTCGTGGTCCGTTCAAGGGCGGCCTTCGATACCACCCCGACGTCAACGAAGACGAGTGCGTCGGCCTCGCGATGTGGATGACCTGGAAGTGTGCCGTGATGGACCTCCCCTTCGGCGGCGCGAAAGGTGGCGTCGTCGTCAACCCCAAAGAGCTCAGCGACGACGAAAAGGAGCGGCTCACCCGCCGGTTCGCCGAGGAGCTTCGACCCGTCATCGGCCCGATGAAGGACATCCCCGCGCCGGACATGGGAACGGACCCCGAGACGATGGCGTGGTTCATGGACGCCTACTCGATGCAGGAAGGCCAGACGGAACCCGGCGTCGTCACCGGCAAACCGCCGGTCGTCGGGGGTTCCTACGGCCGTGAAGGAGCACCGGGTCGCAGCGTCGGGATCATCACGATGGAAGCACTCGACTACTACGACTGGGACGTCGAGGAGACGACCGTCGCCGTCCAGGGATTCGGGAGCGTCGGTGCCAACGCAGCCCGCTACCTCGACGACCGCGGCGCCTCGATCGTCGCAGTTTCGGACGTCGACGGCGCGATCTACGACCCCGACGGGTTCGACACCAACGACGTCGAAGACCACGACGAGACGCCCGGGATGGTCTCGGGCTACGACGCACCCGAGACGCTGTCGAACGACGAACTGCTCGAGGTCGACGTCGACGTGCTCATCCCGGCCGCTATCGGGAACGTCCTCACCGGCGAGAACGCCCGTGACGTTCAGGCCGACATGATCGTCGAGGGTGCGAACGGTCCGACGACCTCGACGGCCGACCAGATCTTCGAGGAACGCGACATTCCCGTCATCCCCGACATCCTCGCGAACGCCGGCGGAGTCACCGTCTCCTACTTCGAGTGGCTCCAGGACATCAACCGGCGCTCGTGGCGTCTCGAGCGGGTCAACGAGGAACTCCAGACGGAGATGCTCCGGGCCTGGAACGCAGTCCGGAAAGAGTACGAGAACCGCGACGTCACCTGGCGTGACGCGACCTACATCGTCGCGCTCTCGCGGATCGCGGAGGCCCACGACGCCCGCGGACTCTGGCCGTAG
- a CDS encoding HpcH/HpaI aldolase/citrate lyase family protein: protein MVRRSVLFTPGDRPEMMRKAPGSGADVIVFDLEDAVSLARKDEAREAVRAVLTEPEFDPDSEVCVRVNADADRIDADLEGLFAEGTNLRLDSLMLPKAGSPSDVRDLVSTLESHDVSLPVIALIESGAGVLAAPEIAAVPETDALAFGAEDLSADVGATVSADGSELAYARQRVVLAAAAHDCTAIDTLVTDFEDDEQLREDAARSVRLGYDGKLAIHPAQVDPINEAFTPSDEELDWAQRVLEGKREADAEGRGVFEVDGEMIDAPLIAQAERLLERAGDR from the coding sequence ATGGTTCGCAGAAGCGTCCTGTTTACGCCAGGTGACCGTCCAGAAATGATGCGGAAGGCTCCCGGTTCGGGGGCCGACGTGATCGTATTCGACCTCGAGGATGCCGTCTCGCTCGCCCGGAAGGACGAGGCCCGCGAGGCAGTCCGAGCGGTCCTCACGGAGCCCGAGTTCGACCCCGACTCCGAGGTCTGTGTCAGGGTCAACGCCGACGCCGACCGGATCGACGCCGACCTCGAGGGACTGTTCGCCGAGGGAACGAATCTCCGCCTCGACAGTCTGATGCTCCCCAAGGCCGGGTCGCCGAGCGACGTTCGCGACCTCGTCTCGACGCTCGAGTCCCACGACGTCTCTCTGCCGGTGATCGCACTGATCGAGAGCGGCGCGGGCGTTCTCGCGGCGCCGGAGATTGCTGCTGTCCCCGAAACCGATGCGCTGGCCTTCGGTGCTGAGGACCTCTCGGCCGACGTCGGTGCGACCGTCTCCGCGGACGGCTCGGAACTCGCCTACGCACGTCAGCGTGTCGTCCTCGCTGCTGCGGCCCACGACTGTACGGCGATCGATACGCTCGTCACCGACTTCGAGGACGACGAGCAACTCCGAGAGGACGCCGCGCGGTCCGTTCGACTCGGCTACGACGGAAAACTCGCCATCCACCCCGCACAGGTCGATCCGATAAACGAGGCGTTCACCCCGAGCGACGAGGAACTCGACTGGGCCCAGCGCGTTCTCGAGGGCAAGCGAGAGGCCGACGCCGAGGGTCGTGGCGTCTTCGAGGTCGACGGAGAGATGATCGACGCGCCGCTGATCGCCCAGGCGGAACGACTCCTCGAGCGTGCCGGCGACCGCTGA
- a CDS encoding HalOD1 output domain-containing protein, with translation MTVEDVQTGKSVLTAESGRRTETMWEQNAEDTPVYTVVSAVADATGEDPCELPPLAREIDPDALNALFTSNSVTEETTVQFQYSGYTVAVRGNGEVELHASG, from the coding sequence ATGACAGTGGAAGACGTGCAGACCGGCAAGTCGGTACTAACGGCCGAGTCAGGACGTCGAACCGAAACGATGTGGGAACAAAACGCAGAGGACACGCCAGTGTACACCGTCGTATCGGCAGTCGCAGATGCGACCGGCGAGGATCCGTGCGAGCTACCGCCGCTCGCTCGAGAGATCGATCCCGACGCGTTGAACGCGCTGTTCACGTCGAATTCGGTGACGGAAGAAACGACGGTACAGTTCCAGTATTCCGGTTACACCGTCGCCGTCCGGGGCAACGGCGAGGTCGAACTCCACGCATCCGGATAG
- a CDS encoding MaoC family dehydratase: protein MTGLYYEEFEVGETIEHERSRTISESDNQRFCDMTMNQQPLHLDEEFAGETQFDERLVNGLYTMSLAVGISIPETTDGTIVANLSYDNVEHPQPVFHGDTISVQSTVTDKRETSDGERGIVTMHVEVFNQDGELVCEFDRTVLSLKREHAA, encoded by the coding sequence ATGACTGGACTTTACTACGAAGAGTTCGAGGTCGGTGAAACGATCGAGCACGAACGGAGTCGAACGATAAGCGAGAGCGACAACCAGCGGTTCTGTGACATGACGATGAACCAGCAGCCGCTACATCTGGACGAGGAGTTCGCGGGCGAGACGCAGTTCGACGAGCGACTCGTCAACGGCCTCTACACGATGTCGCTTGCGGTCGGCATCTCGATCCCCGAGACGACCGACGGAACGATCGTCGCGAACCTCTCGTACGACAACGTCGAACACCCTCAGCCCGTGTTTCACGGCGATACGATCAGCGTCCAGTCGACGGTCACGGACAAACGGGAGACCAGCGATGGCGAACGCGGCATCGTCACCATGCACGTCGAGGTCTTCAACCAGGACGGCGAACTGGTCTGCGAGTTCGATCGAACGGTGCTGTCGTTGAAACGCGAACACGCGGCGTAA
- a CDS encoding RIO1 family regulatory kinase/ATPase domain-containing protein, whose amino-acid sequence MDIRQLVRGSVEWDRIERVIHTLADRHDREIVRVEFLEADNWLSTPCVIDDEWFVKIVSRQNALVHAVLTTGRNVGAVSAGTGGFFDRFDTPREMVEHEHEATQRMREIGINAPRPIEAFEVNGLGVLVLEYLPDFESLGTVSNEVVAERAPELFEMLATLHDHGLAHGDLRAENILICDGNLYFIDATNVHEDRVAETTAYDLACALAVLEPRIGARRSVEAAASIYDPDDLLAARRFLDFVRLRPDHEFDSTQLRSELEKAAELSRY is encoded by the coding sequence ATGGATATCCGCCAGCTCGTCCGCGGCAGCGTCGAGTGGGACCGCATCGAGCGCGTCATCCACACGCTGGCGGACCGACACGACCGCGAAATCGTTCGCGTCGAGTTTCTCGAGGCCGACAACTGGCTGTCGACGCCCTGTGTCATCGACGACGAGTGGTTCGTCAAGATCGTTTCGCGACAGAACGCACTCGTCCACGCTGTCCTCACGACCGGGCGAAACGTTGGCGCCGTCTCCGCGGGCACCGGTGGCTTCTTCGACCGGTTCGATACGCCTCGCGAGATGGTCGAACACGAACACGAGGCGACCCAGCGGATGCGAGAAATCGGCATCAACGCCCCTCGACCGATCGAGGCGTTCGAAGTGAACGGCCTGGGAGTGCTCGTCCTCGAGTATCTCCCCGACTTCGAATCGCTGGGAACGGTCTCGAACGAGGTCGTCGCCGAACGCGCACCGGAGCTGTTCGAGATGCTCGCGACGTTACACGATCACGGCCTCGCCCACGGCGATCTTCGGGCCGAAAACATCCTCATCTGTGACGGAAACCTCTACTTCATCGACGCCACGAACGTCCACGAGGACCGCGTCGCGGAGACGACGGCCTACGACCTCGCCTGTGCACTCGCCGTCCTCGAGCCCCGAATCGGTGCGCGACGGTCGGTCGAGGCGGCAGCGAGCATCTACGACCCTGACGACCTGCTCGCAGCCCGCCGGTTTCTGGATTTCGTCCGACTGCGTCCGGATCACGAGTTCGACTCGACGCAACTGCGCAGCGAACTCGAGAAAGCAGCGGAACTGAGCCGATACTGA